A stretch of Dietzia lutea DNA encodes these proteins:
- a CDS encoding aldehyde dehydrogenase family protein, producing the protein METRPSAYIAGRWRSGVDSVDVHDSVDGSVIASVGMSGADDVDDAVRAARAAFAGWSATSVEERLAMLSALADGLSERAGDIAVSSAREVGSILAFGERVQAGLPVAVLRTTIEAMRSVGEERIGNSRVRGLPIGVVAAITPWNYPLYQVVAKLAPALAAGCTAVIKPPQQAPLTAYILVEELERAGVPAGVVNVVQGRGSVVGEALSSHPDVDFVSFTGSTGAGATIAQNAARNVTKVALELGGKSATIVTEDADLDLVIPAAVNGYLVNNGQTCAAMTRLVVPRRLLGEIEDRLVAATAERVVGDPRQSDTSVGPMVSAAQCRSVLDYIRDGMNSSRLLLGGTDRPAELTGGHFVMPTIFSEVDPDARIAQEEIFGPVLVIHAVEGEDEAVAVANNSQYGLSGSVWTSDPEHGARLARRMRTGQVAVNGGAFNPAAPFGGFKQSGYGRELGRYGINEYLEPQSVQMP; encoded by the coding sequence ATGGAGACTCGTCCGTCCGCGTATATAGCGGGTCGTTGGCGTTCGGGGGTCGACAGTGTCGATGTCCACGACTCGGTCGACGGATCTGTGATCGCGTCGGTGGGGATGTCCGGGGCGGATGACGTCGATGACGCCGTGCGTGCCGCCCGGGCGGCGTTCGCCGGGTGGTCGGCCACGAGTGTCGAGGAGCGTCTGGCGATGCTGTCGGCTCTGGCCGACGGTCTGTCCGAACGGGCCGGTGACATCGCGGTCTCGAGTGCGCGCGAGGTCGGCTCGATCCTCGCGTTCGGTGAGCGCGTCCAGGCCGGGCTCCCGGTCGCGGTCCTGCGCACCACCATCGAGGCGATGCGTTCGGTCGGCGAGGAGCGGATCGGGAACTCGCGCGTTCGCGGGCTTCCGATCGGTGTCGTAGCGGCGATCACCCCGTGGAACTATCCGCTGTACCAGGTCGTGGCCAAGCTGGCCCCGGCCCTGGCCGCTGGCTGTACTGCGGTGATCAAGCCGCCGCAGCAGGCCCCGTTGACGGCGTACATCCTCGTCGAGGAGCTCGAGCGGGCGGGCGTTCCCGCCGGTGTGGTCAACGTGGTCCAGGGGCGTGGCTCGGTGGTCGGCGAGGCGTTGTCGTCGCATCCGGACGTCGACTTCGTGAGTTTCACCGGTTCCACCGGCGCCGGCGCCACGATCGCCCAGAACGCCGCCCGGAACGTGACGAAGGTGGCCCTGGAGCTCGGCGGCAAATCCGCGACGATCGTGACCGAGGATGCCGATCTGGACCTGGTGATCCCCGCCGCGGTCAACGGGTACCTGGTCAACAACGGTCAGACCTGCGCCGCGATGACCCGGCTCGTGGTGCCCCGTCGTCTCCTCGGTGAGATCGAGGACCGGTTGGTCGCCGCCACGGCCGAGCGGGTGGTCGGCGATCCGAGACAATCCGACACGTCCGTCGGGCCGATGGTCTCGGCGGCGCAGTGCCGATCGGTGCTGGACTACATCCGGGACGGGATGAACAGCTCACGCCTTCTGCTGGGCGGGACCGATCGTCCCGCGGAGTTGACGGGTGGCCACTTCGTGATGCCGACGATCTTCTCCGAGGTCGATCCGGACGCCAGGATCGCTCAGGAGGAGATCTTCGGTCCGGTCCTGGTGATCCACGCGGTCGAGGGCGAGGACGAGGCGGTCGCCGTGGCGAACAACTCGCAGTACGGGCTGTCGGGGTCGGTGTGGACCTCCGATCCCGAGCACGGGGCCCGTCTGGCGCGTCGGATGCGCACGGGTCAGGTCGCAGTCAACGGTGGTGCCTTCAACCCCGCCGCGCCCTTCGGCGGGTTCAAGCAGTCCGGATACGGACGAGAACTCGGACGCTACGGAATCAACGAGTACCTGGAGCCGCAGTCCGTCCAGATGCCCTGA
- a CDS encoding acyl-CoA dehydrogenase family protein, with amino-acid sequence MGFDEYLDVIRRFSQEELRPREGEVEREDRIPEDLVERMRELGLFAISIPRQYGGLGWSMTEQVRLTMEFTQAAAAYRSRFSSTIGLCSQALLDHGTDEQRSRWLPAMASGQCTAAFALTEPEAGSDAGSARTTATRDGDEYVINGHKRYITNAPIADLFLVYARTGGDGSAGMSGFLVPAGTPGLRVDPQKPMMGQRGSLSTEVHFEDCRVPAGALIGGVEGNGLRSALRGINSARTHVAATCVGQAMRLVEEATTYALGRHQFGQPIADFQSVENLLADSQAETLAGRALVLHCAQQFDVGPIPVPEISAAKYFCSEMACRVADRAVQVLGGAGYFSEHAISRFYRDVRLFRLFEGTSQIQQQQIARHLKSAHSG; translated from the coding sequence ATGGGATTCGACGAGTATCTGGATGTGATCCGGCGCTTCTCGCAGGAGGAACTGCGGCCACGCGAAGGGGAGGTCGAGCGGGAGGACCGGATTCCCGAGGACCTGGTGGAGCGGATGCGCGAGCTCGGCCTGTTCGCCATCAGCATTCCCCGCCAGTACGGGGGCCTGGGCTGGTCGATGACCGAGCAGGTCCGGCTCACCATGGAGTTCACCCAGGCCGCCGCGGCGTATCGGTCGCGATTCTCCTCCACCATCGGGTTGTGCTCGCAGGCGCTGCTCGATCACGGCACCGACGAGCAGCGCAGCCGGTGGCTGCCGGCGATGGCGTCGGGTCAGTGCACGGCCGCCTTCGCGCTGACCGAGCCGGAGGCCGGATCCGACGCGGGGTCGGCCCGCACCACCGCCACCCGTGACGGCGACGAGTATGTGATCAACGGACACAAGCGTTACATCACCAATGCGCCCATCGCGGACCTGTTCCTGGTATACGCCCGTACCGGTGGCGACGGCAGCGCGGGCATGTCCGGTTTCCTGGTCCCGGCCGGCACGCCCGGCCTGCGGGTGGACCCGCAGAAGCCGATGATGGGCCAGCGGGGGTCTCTGAGCACCGAAGTCCACTTCGAGGACTGCCGGGTTCCGGCGGGCGCCCTCATCGGCGGCGTCGAGGGCAACGGTCTGCGCTCGGCGCTGCGCGGTATCAACTCCGCCCGCACCCATGTGGCGGCCACCTGCGTGGGTCAGGCCATGCGGCTGGTCGAGGAGGCGACGACCTACGCCCTGGGCCGTCACCAGTTCGGGCAGCCGATCGCCGATTTCCAGTCGGTCGAGAACCTGTTGGCCGACAGCCAGGCCGAGACCCTGGCCGGGCGGGCCCTGGTGCTGCACTGCGCGCAGCAGTTCGATGTGGGGCCGATCCCCGTCCCGGAGATCTCCGCCGCGAAGTACTTCTGCAGTGAGATGGCCTGCCGGGTGGCCGACCGTGCCGTCCAGGTCCTCGGTGGCGCCGGATATTTCTCCGAACACGCCATCAGCCGCTTCTACCGGGACGTGCGTCTGTTCCGGTTGTTCGAGGGCACTTCGCAGATCCAGCAGCAGCAGATCGCCAGACATCTCAAGTCCGCGCACTCCGGCTGA
- a CDS encoding TetR/AcrR family transcriptional regulator, producing MAGTSKKPAHRPSRRPQILRAALEEFGVTGVQGGDLAAMSVIADRAGVTAAAMYYHFASKSDLLVSLLECAEPDIDALLDEVAPTQEATAWAGSMIEAFTRWVRRDPLMARFYFITAPSVAAPEVRDAYDASQQAFTRRLVEVLGRLRPEAGELELWTQAVALLALMHEVVVTTLQDRLPAGRGFATTERAARAIACSLVGGT from the coding sequence GTGGCAGGCACCAGCAAGAAGCCGGCGCACCGGCCCTCGCGTCGGCCGCAGATCCTGCGGGCCGCACTGGAGGAGTTCGGGGTCACGGGTGTGCAGGGTGGGGACCTGGCCGCGATGTCGGTGATCGCCGATCGTGCCGGCGTCACGGCTGCGGCGATGTACTACCACTTCGCCTCCAAGTCCGACCTGCTGGTCTCGCTGCTCGAGTGCGCCGAGCCGGACATCGACGCGCTGTTGGACGAGGTCGCCCCCACACAGGAGGCCACCGCGTGGGCCGGATCGATGATCGAGGCCTTCACCCGGTGGGTCCGCCGGGACCCTCTCATGGCCCGCTTCTACTTCATCACCGCGCCGTCGGTCGCCGCTCCCGAGGTTCGTGACGCCTACGACGCCTCGCAGCAGGCGTTCACCCGACGACTGGTCGAGGTGCTGGGCAGGCTGCGCCCGGAGGCCGGCGAACTCGAACTGTGGACACAGGCGGTCGCACTCCTGGCCCTGATGCACGAGGTCGTGGTGACCACCTTGCAGGACAGACTTCCGGCGGGCCGTGGCTTCGCGACGACCGAACGAGCCGCACGAGCCATCGCGTGCTCGCTCGTGGGCGGGACCTGA
- a CDS encoding thiamine pyrophosphate-dependent dehydrogenase E1 component subunit alpha translates to MTATTIESDAGTQDVPSSEVRRDMYRLMVEIRHFEKRWMRIFNSGKTGPGHSSIGMEAIAAAFGTLLGEGDKTYATYRGHAHTLARGVPMNETMAELLGRATGLNGGKGGSMHLTSVDHGMMGSYAIIGAHLPVATGAALASKYKGEDTVTVCFFGDGTTNIGAFHEAINLAAIWSLPVIFVCENNQYMEYTPIRDVTAVDRPAADRAASYGLPAIEVDGNDPDLLHAAASAAIERARAGQGPSLIEAVTYRHLGHASADPGKYRPQEEIDEWIGRDPVPMYKARLVEAGVPAEDLDEMEQQIIQRVEQAADFALASPLPAVDTLMTNVWANGDSSWRR, encoded by the coding sequence GTGACAGCAACGACAATCGAGTCGGACGCGGGAACGCAGGACGTCCCGTCGTCCGAGGTGCGGCGGGACATGTACCGCCTGATGGTGGAGATCCGTCACTTCGAGAAGCGGTGGATGAGGATCTTCAACTCCGGCAAGACCGGGCCGGGCCACTCGTCCATCGGCATGGAGGCGATCGCGGCCGCATTCGGCACTCTGCTGGGTGAGGGGGACAAGACCTACGCCACCTACCGTGGTCACGCCCACACCCTGGCCCGTGGCGTGCCGATGAACGAGACGATGGCCGAACTGCTCGGTCGGGCCACCGGCCTCAACGGCGGCAAGGGTGGCTCGATGCACCTGACGAGCGTCGATCACGGGATGATGGGTTCGTACGCGATCATCGGTGCGCACCTGCCGGTGGCCACCGGCGCCGCCCTGGCCTCGAAGTACAAGGGTGAGGACACGGTCACCGTGTGCTTCTTCGGGGACGGCACCACCAATATCGGTGCCTTCCACGAGGCGATTAACCTAGCCGCCATCTGGTCGCTTCCGGTGATCTTCGTCTGCGAGAACAACCAGTACATGGAGTACACGCCGATCCGGGACGTCACCGCCGTGGACCGGCCCGCCGCCGATCGTGCCGCCTCGTACGGGCTGCCGGCCATCGAGGTCGACGGCAACGACCCGGACCTGCTCCACGCCGCGGCGAGCGCCGCCATCGAGCGTGCCCGCGCGGGTCAGGGTCCGAGCCTGATCGAGGCGGTCACCTACCGCCATCTGGGACATGCCAGCGCCGACCCGGGCAAGTACCGGCCTCAGGAGGAGATCGACGAGTGGATCGGCCGCGACCCGGTCCCCATGTACAAGGCGCGTCTGGTGGAGGCCGGGGTGCCAGCCGAGGATCTTGACGAGATGGAACAGCAGATCATTCAGCGGGTGGAGCAGGCCGCGGACTTCGCGCTCGCCTCCCCGTTGCCGGCAGTGGATACGTTGATGACCAACGTGTGGGCGAATGGAGATTCCTCGTGGCGACGATGA
- a CDS encoding aromatic ring-hydroxylating oxygenase subunit alpha, with the protein MSIDQEQLNEIHSNVHANRIEFPQELQFPEELGITAQDTKIPTERYTSPDVLSEEFEKVWMATWQLACREEEVANVGDYHEYVIGRQSYLIVRGEDGVLRAFQNTCRHRGKLIRTGSGNSDELRCGYHYWCWGLDGSLKDIPNKQWFPGADEDDLDLGEILCDVFGGFVFLNPDPHGPTLVDYLGPIVEQLTPYHLENLRATMHTVVELPCNWKVVLEAFIETYHVQGIHPQIMPYIDDFNTKFQVMGDHTRMIVPFGVPSMRLEHIDQAEVYEQYHTVAGKVATRDKKTPPPPPQKLTFPPEHFDDNGEWIGPGTVRDHLIEETRKRGKILGHDYSGLVEAQLVDDYHYHIFPSMAFNLHAGAMLLFRARPHATDPDRCWFDIYTLRVPDLNEPMPEPAPTEHLSIDTTSFGLVLDQDFDNIGEVQQGLHGRAVTEVTVGASEIRIINFYRTLLRYAQKDPSMTKKM; encoded by the coding sequence ATGAGCATCGACCAAGAACAGCTCAACGAGATACACAGCAACGTCCACGCCAACCGCATCGAGTTCCCGCAGGAACTCCAGTTCCCGGAGGAACTGGGCATCACCGCACAGGACACCAAAATCCCGACCGAGCGGTACACCAGCCCAGACGTGCTCTCGGAGGAGTTCGAGAAGGTCTGGATGGCAACGTGGCAGCTCGCCTGCCGTGAGGAGGAGGTGGCCAACGTCGGTGACTACCACGAGTACGTCATCGGCCGGCAGTCCTACCTCATCGTGCGGGGCGAGGATGGGGTCCTGCGGGCCTTCCAGAACACCTGCCGTCACCGCGGCAAGCTCATCCGGACGGGCTCGGGCAACAGCGACGAACTCCGGTGCGGGTACCACTATTGGTGCTGGGGACTCGACGGCTCACTCAAGGACATCCCGAACAAGCAGTGGTTCCCCGGCGCGGACGAGGACGACCTGGACCTCGGCGAGATCCTCTGCGACGTCTTCGGGGGCTTCGTCTTCCTCAACCCCGATCCCCACGGTCCCACACTCGTCGACTACCTCGGACCGATCGTCGAGCAGCTGACCCCGTACCACCTCGAGAACCTCCGGGCCACGATGCACACCGTCGTCGAGCTGCCCTGCAACTGGAAAGTCGTGCTCGAAGCCTTCATCGAGACCTACCACGTCCAGGGCATCCACCCGCAGATCATGCCGTACATCGACGACTTCAACACCAAATTTCAGGTCATGGGCGACCACACCCGGATGATCGTGCCGTTCGGCGTGCCGAGCATGCGGCTCGAGCACATTGACCAGGCCGAGGTGTACGAGCAGTACCACACCGTCGCCGGCAAGGTGGCCACGCGCGATAAGAAGACACCGCCCCCACCACCGCAGAAGCTCACTTTCCCCCCCGAGCACTTCGACGACAACGGGGAGTGGATCGGCCCCGGCACGGTCCGGGACCACTTGATCGAGGAGACCCGCAAGCGAGGCAAGATACTCGGCCACGACTACTCGGGCTTGGTCGAAGCCCAGCTCGTGGACGACTACCACTACCACATCTTCCCGTCGATGGCGTTCAATCTCCACGCCGGCGCGATGCTGTTGTTCCGGGCCCGCCCCCACGCGACCGACCCCGACCGATGCTGGTTCGACATTTACACCCTGCGGGTGCCCGATCTGAACGAGCCGATGCCCGAGCCCGCACCCACGGAGCATCTGAGCATCGACACCACCAGCTTCGGACTCGTCCTGGATCAGGACTTCGACAATATCGGCGAAGTCCAACAGGGCCTACATGGCCGAGCCGTGACCGAGGTGACCGTAGGAGCATCCGAGATCCGGATCATCAACTTCTACCGAACACTACTCAGGTACGCCCAAAAGGACCCATCCATGACCAAGAAGATGTGA
- a CDS encoding 2Fe-2S iron-sulfur cluster-binding protein produces the protein MTEPVPHTTARVLPSGIVLSVAENETVMAAAHRAGYYWPTICGGHARCARCVMEIEDGAEAMSEASDEERSTLRKIRGAFRPESERLACQTTLRADVTVRRRGVRPQEPRNQQ, from the coding sequence TTGACCGAACCTGTCCCACACACAACGGCCCGGGTCCTTCCCTCCGGAATCGTCCTGTCGGTGGCAGAGAACGAGACCGTCATGGCCGCCGCGCACCGAGCCGGCTACTACTGGCCCACCATCTGCGGAGGCCACGCACGATGCGCCCGATGCGTCATGGAGATCGAAGACGGCGCCGAAGCAATGTCTGAAGCCTCCGACGAGGAGCGCAGCACTCTACGCAAGATACGAGGCGCATTCCGACCCGAATCCGAGCGGCTGGCCTGCCAGACCACACTCCGAGCAGACGTCACCGTGCGACGCCGCGGCGTAAGACCACAAGAGCCGAGGAATCAACAATGA
- a CDS encoding alpha-ketoacid dehydrogenase subunit beta, with amino-acid sequence MTYRAAVTRAIQQEMRHDDRVFLIGEDVAKPGGVFKTTGGLLDEFGPRRVMDTPISEQAIIGAAMGAASSGLRPIAEMMFADFVLVAQDLVSNQIAKSSYMTNGQLPLPLVIRFNAGGGLRFGAQHSQSVENWLMAIPGLKVVAPSTPADVIGLMAAAVRDPDPVMFVEHKGLLSSKGEVPDGDIVDELGKAKVVREGRDATIVAVGMMVGRALKAAEFLAADGVDCQVIDVRSLVPLDTTTILEAVRSTGRLITVEENPRLCGWGAEICSIVVEEIFSSLTAAPVRITTPHIPLPHAGVLEDAAIPSVDRIMETVRGAYARV; translated from the coding sequence ATGACCTACCGCGCGGCCGTGACCCGCGCCATCCAGCAGGAGATGCGACATGACGACCGCGTCTTCCTCATCGGGGAGGACGTCGCCAAACCGGGCGGTGTCTTCAAGACCACCGGCGGGCTGCTCGACGAGTTCGGCCCCCGCAGGGTGATGGACACCCCGATCTCGGAGCAGGCCATCATCGGTGCCGCGATGGGCGCGGCGTCCTCGGGGCTGCGTCCGATCGCCGAGATGATGTTCGCCGACTTCGTCCTGGTGGCGCAGGACCTGGTGTCCAACCAGATCGCCAAGTCCTCGTACATGACCAACGGCCAGCTCCCGCTGCCCCTGGTGATCCGGTTCAACGCCGGTGGGGGGTTGCGTTTCGGCGCCCAGCACTCGCAGAGCGTGGAGAACTGGCTGATGGCGATCCCCGGCCTGAAGGTCGTGGCCCCGTCCACCCCGGCCGATGTCATCGGCCTGATGGCCGCCGCCGTACGCGATCCCGATCCGGTGATGTTCGTCGAACACAAGGGCCTGTTGTCGTCCAAGGGAGAGGTCCCCGACGGTGACATCGTCGACGAGCTCGGCAAGGCCAAGGTCGTCCGCGAGGGCCGAGACGCCACGATCGTCGCCGTGGGCATGATGGTCGGTCGCGCCCTGAAAGCGGCGGAGTTCCTGGCCGCCGACGGCGTCGACTGCCAGGTCATCGACGTGCGCTCCCTGGTGCCCCTGGACACCACCACGATCCTGGAGGCAGTGCGGTCCACGGGGCGCCTGATCACCGTCGAGGAGAACCCCCGTCTGTGTGGCTGGGGAGCGGAGATCTGCTCCATCGTCGTCGAGGAAATCTTCTCCTCCTTGACCGCCGCCCCCGTGCGTATCACCACCCCGCACATCCCACTGCCCCACGCCGGGGTGCTCGAGGACGCCGCGATACCGTCCGTCGACCGGATCATGGAGACCGTCCGCGGGGCATACGCCCGGGTGTGA
- a CDS encoding acyl-CoA dehydrogenase family protein produces the protein MMSDSYPDLADWRLQARQWLSERLPLRSSEIAQDSSRSDAVPIFHNLSFEQEAELIEAACAWQREKYEAGYGAIGMPTEFGGLGLPSPYLHAFAEEESRFLTPPSTELHGVTVGLIAPTIAALGNAQQRERFVAPMLRAQLLACQLFSEPAAGSDLAGLTTRAERDGDDWIVNGQKVWTSGAGFAHYGELIARTDPSVPKHRGLTAFMLAMDTPGVEVRPIRQMSGGSSFYEVFLTDVRIPDTDRLGEIGGGWKTALTTLGFERGNAGHRQVGGTFAQLLDLVGRCGRGQDPDTRRRLTDAWIETRVLELVGQRISNASVRGEAPGAVGSVRKLLWARNLSRYSEVATAALGSRLTADTGQWGTYSWGEHVLGAPGFHIAGGTDEVQRNIIGERVLGLPPEPRIDKDVPFNRVPRDH, from the coding sequence ATGATGTCTGACTCGTATCCCGATCTCGCCGACTGGCGCCTGCAGGCCCGCCAGTGGCTCTCGGAGCGGCTGCCCCTGCGGTCGTCGGAGATCGCGCAGGACTCCTCGAGATCGGACGCGGTTCCGATCTTCCACAATCTGTCCTTCGAGCAGGAGGCGGAGCTCATCGAGGCGGCGTGCGCCTGGCAGCGGGAGAAGTACGAGGCCGGCTACGGCGCGATCGGCATGCCCACCGAGTTCGGGGGACTCGGTTTGCCCTCGCCGTACCTGCATGCGTTCGCCGAGGAGGAGTCCCGCTTCCTCACGCCACCGTCGACGGAACTGCACGGTGTCACCGTCGGACTCATCGCCCCGACCATCGCCGCACTGGGCAACGCCCAGCAGCGGGAGCGCTTCGTGGCCCCGATGCTGCGGGCCCAGCTGCTGGCATGCCAGTTGTTCTCCGAGCCTGCCGCGGGATCGGACCTGGCCGGGTTGACCACGCGGGCCGAGCGCGACGGCGACGACTGGATCGTCAACGGCCAGAAGGTCTGGACGTCCGGCGCCGGGTTCGCCCACTACGGCGAGCTCATCGCCCGCACGGATCCGAGCGTGCCCAAACACCGGGGCCTGACGGCCTTCATGCTCGCCATGGACACCCCCGGGGTCGAGGTCCGCCCGATCCGCCAGATGTCGGGGGGATCGTCGTTCTACGAGGTCTTCCTCACCGATGTCCGCATCCCCGACACCGACCGACTCGGGGAGATTGGCGGCGGCTGGAAGACCGCCCTGACGACCTTGGGTTTCGAGCGCGGCAACGCCGGTCACCGCCAGGTCGGCGGGACCTTCGCCCAGCTCCTGGACCTGGTCGGTCGGTGCGGGCGCGGACAGGACCCCGACACCAGGCGTCGACTCACCGACGCCTGGATCGAGACCCGGGTACTGGAACTGGTCGGTCAGCGCATCAGCAACGCCTCCGTGCGCGGGGAGGCCCCCGGGGCGGTCGGCTCGGTGCGCAAACTGCTCTGGGCCCGCAACCTCAGCCGGTACTCCGAGGTCGCCACCGCCGCGCTGGGCTCCAGGCTCACCGCCGACACCGGACAGTGGGGCACCTACTCGTGGGGCGAGCACGTCCTGGGCGCCCCCGGCTTCCACATCGCCGGCGGCACCGACGAGGTCCAGCGCAACATCATTGGCGAACGGGTCCTGGGCCTGCCCCCCGAGCCCCGCATCGACAAGGACGTGCCGTTCAACCGCGTCCCGCGAGACCACTGA
- a CDS encoding AMP-binding protein: MEGRSVDDLLIGSWSMRPGVAVVTDEGSVSWASLRDRVERLAAVIDERVRPGGHVAVAGANTPETLVSYLACLVSGRAPVGINPKLARDEFAYLIDDAGIELLLGGAGVAQTVDSLDTRHGFTGLYWGGDAAESSWQAAIEAAQPNGTRPAAAPVAPLLYTSGTSGRPKGTRVRWVADPGQTVAEHIEQLASAGRMLPEGPHQVAGPLYHNGPLIAVRALLAGRTIVLPSRFDARGFLRLVQENGSASSVMVPTHLSRLLALESAERESFDTSSLQKVILTGAACPADVKRAVIRWWGPVVEEVYGGTESGTLCRISATEWLDHPGSVGRTVPGFQAVVVDRDGTPQDPGTTGRLYFRDASLRGIQYHNAPDKTAQAHLEPGTFTLGDVGYLDADGYVHITDRDVDMVVSGGVNIYPAEVERVLSQCPAVTDVAVIGVPNTDMGEELRALVSVSGPVTEADLDTFCRQQLAGYKCPRSYQFVDRLPRNDMGKLNKRQLRQTFWPDTRTIGG, from the coding sequence ATGGAAGGCCGAAGCGTGGATGACCTGCTCATTGGATCATGGTCGATGCGCCCCGGAGTGGCTGTGGTCACGGACGAGGGCAGCGTGTCATGGGCGTCGTTGCGTGATCGCGTCGAACGCCTGGCCGCCGTGATCGATGAGCGCGTCCGCCCGGGTGGGCACGTCGCAGTCGCGGGGGCGAACACTCCCGAGACGCTCGTGTCGTACCTGGCCTGCCTGGTGTCCGGGCGGGCCCCGGTCGGGATCAACCCCAAGCTGGCGCGCGACGAGTTCGCCTATCTGATCGACGACGCCGGCATCGAGCTGCTCCTCGGGGGGGCCGGCGTGGCGCAGACGGTGGACAGTCTGGACACCCGCCACGGATTCACCGGCCTCTACTGGGGTGGCGACGCGGCGGAGTCGTCCTGGCAGGCGGCCATCGAGGCCGCACAGCCCAACGGGACGCGTCCGGCGGCCGCCCCGGTCGCACCCCTGCTCTACACCTCGGGAACGAGCGGTCGCCCCAAGGGGACCCGCGTGCGGTGGGTCGCCGATCCCGGCCAGACCGTCGCCGAGCACATCGAGCAGCTCGCCTCCGCGGGCCGGATGCTGCCCGAGGGACCTCACCAGGTCGCCGGTCCGCTCTATCACAACGGTCCGCTGATCGCGGTGCGGGCACTGCTGGCCGGACGCACGATCGTGCTCCCGTCGCGCTTCGACGCGCGTGGATTCCTGCGTCTGGTGCAGGAGAACGGGTCGGCGTCCTCGGTCATGGTCCCGACCCACCTGTCGCGCCTGCTGGCCCTGGAGTCGGCCGAGCGGGAGAGCTTCGACACCTCGAGCCTGCAGAAGGTCATCCTCACCGGGGCGGCGTGCCCGGCCGATGTCAAAAGAGCCGTCATCCGGTGGTGGGGGCCGGTGGTCGAGGAGGTCTACGGCGGCACCGAGTCCGGCACCCTGTGCCGGATCAGCGCGACCGAATGGCTCGACCACCCCGGATCGGTCGGCCGCACAGTCCCCGGCTTCCAGGCGGTGGTGGTCGACCGGGACGGCACCCCCCAGGACCCCGGGACGACCGGGAGGCTGTACTTCCGGGACGCCTCACTGCGCGGAATCCAGTACCACAACGCCCCGGACAAGACCGCCCAGGCCCACCTCGAACCGGGCACCTTCACCCTCGGCGACGTGGGATACCTCGACGCCGACGGCTACGTCCACATCACCGACCGGGACGTGGACATGGTGGTCTCCGGCGGGGTGAACATCTACCCCGCCGAGGTCGAGCGGGTGCTCTCGCAGTGTCCGGCGGTCACCGACGTCGCCGTGATCGGCGTACCTAACACCGACATGGGCGAGGAACTGCGCGCCCTGGTCAGCGTCAGCGGCCCGGTCACCGAGGCCGACCTCGACACGTTCTGTCGACAGCAACTGGCGGGCTATAAATGCCCGCGCAGCTACCAGTTCGTCGACCGACTGCCCAGAAACGACATGGGCAAACTCAACAAGCGACAACTGCGCCAGACCTTCTGGCCTGACACCCGAACCATCGGAGGCTGA
- a CDS encoding SDR family NAD(P)-dependent oxidoreductase: MDLGLTGANALITGASRGIGFAIATQLVAEGANVAICGRDENQLAEAAEKLTTQGPGRVHATPVDVSDADQINRWVTSAADDLAGLDIVVSNVSGMGGPGLEAWERNFRIDVLGFHHLMVAAHPHLQKSSRASVIALGTTAATETFGDPTVAYGSLKAALIHQISGYAQKWAGEGIRCNAVSPGPVLFEGGAWDTVRTNNPEMFERILGMIPRGSMASPQEIASVVTFLSSPAASIITGVNVVADGGFTKMVKF; this comes from the coding sequence ATGGACCTTGGACTCACCGGCGCGAACGCACTCATCACCGGCGCGAGCCGCGGCATCGGATTCGCGATCGCCACGCAGTTGGTGGCAGAAGGGGCCAACGTCGCCATCTGCGGACGCGACGAGAACCAACTCGCCGAGGCCGCCGAGAAACTCACCACCCAAGGACCCGGACGCGTCCACGCCACACCGGTGGACGTCTCCGACGCCGACCAGATCAACCGCTGGGTCACCTCGGCCGCCGACGACCTGGCAGGCCTGGACATCGTCGTGTCCAACGTCAGCGGCATGGGCGGCCCCGGACTTGAGGCATGGGAGCGCAACTTCCGCATCGACGTGCTGGGCTTCCACCACCTCATGGTCGCCGCACATCCCCACCTGCAGAAGTCCTCCCGCGCCTCGGTCATCGCGCTCGGCACCACCGCCGCCACCGAAACCTTCGGCGACCCGACCGTGGCCTACGGCTCCCTCAAGGCCGCGCTGATCCACCAGATCTCGGGCTACGCCCAGAAGTGGGCCGGCGAGGGCATCCGCTGCAACGCCGTCTCTCCCGGACCGGTGCTGTTCGAGGGCGGCGCCTGGGACACCGTCCGCACCAACAACCCCGAGATGTTCGAGCGCATCCTCGGGATGATTCCCCGCGGATCGATGGCCTCCCCGCAGGAGATCGCCTCGGTGGTCACCTTCCTGTCCAGCCCGGCGGCGAGCATCATCACCGGCGTCAACGTGGTGGCGGACGGGGGTTTCACGAAAATGGTCAAGTTTTGA